One segment of Danio aesculapii chromosome 3, fDanAes4.1, whole genome shotgun sequence DNA contains the following:
- the icam5 gene encoding intercellular adhesion molecule 5, with amino-acid sequence MLTMHRLQQFIALLLITLASGDDCPVSFNLPGVVVKYGAPFSVNCSTNITDYLGLSWEPNEEAVENTSKIYKTLVGEWESELSCYIFFNDTHPCSQNLSVTIYKTPDSASISALNHTGPMMEGNQYELQCDVYNVAPAQSLTVNWYKGEKQVYQTNFTDKTKSPINITFYFPIQPDRADDGAQFRCEAELNLGEEVPRAPTVTSKPLNVTVEYDCPVSFNLPEVVVKYGTSFLVNCSTNITDYLGLSWESNEEAVENTGEIYKTLVGEWESELSCYIFFNHAQSCSRTLSVTIYKTPNSVSISTVNHTGPMKEGNQYELQCDVHNVAPAQSLTVNWYKRGTLVNQTNFTDTIKSPVSKTSRLLIHPNRYDDGAQYRCEAELKLGKEGPQPPPKNTSEPLNITVTYGDCPIELNPRRAVVKYGSSVSADCKAFVPHKGIGWESTVGAVPLSDQISLTKWRVSELKDWDIQPPFCFMNYEKQCTVDLPITIYKTPDSVSISTGNQIMMEGNQYELQCDVHNVAPAQNLTVNWYKGETLVNQTSFTDKTKSSVNITSSLLIGPDRTDNGAQFRCEAELKLGEEGPQPPPKNTSEPLSITVHYAPEIKSCQPWSPKKGSSLDSYPKHLHSLVGNPHPSISWKHNSSPVNSSAPLTKNDSGQYEITASNHYGDSNCTISITVEYSPELTCEESYEVKEADADFSPCDLEGEPKPELSLYKEGKRIQLSNGFKWNDSGLYQLTARNQHGSVNKSFAIIVLHAPRLFASQEHFDVAKDSRITLQCNSSGNPEPEMWWSFNNKNISTGRRYIPFTIEKATSTSAGVYTCSATNKFGRQDKVFTVKIKDNSRSDIPIAVVVILLIVLLLICLFLFLWRRHRVRRYYDVTLPPSKSVEMVPLSNGGSK; translated from the exons ATGCTGACAATGCATCGGCTTCAACAGTTCATAGCTCTGTTGCTCATCACTCTTGCTTCTGGCG ATGACTGCCCTGTTTCCTTCAACCTTCCTGGGGTGGTGGTGAAATATGGAGCTCCATTCTCAGTGAACTGCTCCACCAACATCACTGATTATTTGGGCTTGAGTTGGGAGCCAAATGAAGAGGCAGTGGAGAACACTAGCAAGATCTACAAAACTCTAGTGGGAGAGTGGGAGAGCGAATTATCTTGCTACATCTTCTTCAATGATACACATCCGTGTTCACAGAATCTCTCAGTTACCATTTATA AGACTCCAGACAGTGCTTCTATCAGCGCTTTGAATCATACTGGACCAATGATGGAGGGAAACCAGTATGAGCTCCAGTGTGATGTTTACAATGTGGCTCCTGCTCAGAGTCTCACTGTCAACTGGTACAAAGGAGAAAAACAGGTGTATCAAACCAACTTCACTGACAAAACCAAGAGTCCAATCAACATAACATTTTATTTCCCGATCCAACCAGACAGAGCTGATGATGGAGCTCAGTTCAGGTGTGAAGCAGAGCTGAACCTGGGAGAAGAAGTACCTCGAGCTCCTACAGTCACATCAAAACCACTCAACGTTACTGTAGAAT ATGACTGCCCTGTTTCCTTCAACCTTCCTGAGGTGGTGGTTAAATATGGAACTTCATTCTTAGTGAACTGCTCCACCAACATCACTGATTATTTGGGCTTGAGTTGGGAGTCCAATGAAGAGGCAGTGGAGAACACTGGCGAGATCTACAAAACTCTAGTGGGAGAGTGGGAGAGCGAATTATCTTGCTACATCTTCTTCAATCATGCGCAGTCGTGTTCCCGGACTCTCTCAGTTACCATTTATa AGACTCCAAACAGTGTTTCCATCAGCACTGTGAATCACACTGGACCAATGAAGGAGGGAAACCAGTATGAGCTCCAGTGTGATGTTCACAATGTGGCTCCTGCTCAGAGTCTCACTGTCAACTGGTACAAAAGAGGAACTCTGGTGAATCAAACCAACTTCACTGACACAATCAAGAGTCCAGTCAGTAAAACATCTAGACTCCTGATCCATCCCAACAGATATGATGATGGAGCTCAGTATAGGTGTGAAGCAGAGCTGAAACTGGGAAAAGAAGGACCTCAACCTCCTCCCAAAAACACATCTGAACCACTCAACATTACTGTAACAT ATGGTGACTGTCCGATTGAACTAAACCCACGGAGAGCTGTTGTGAAATATGGCAGTAGTGTTTCAGCTGATTGCAAAGCATTTGTCCCACATAAAGGGATAGGATGGGAATCCACTGTGGGAGCAGTGCCCCTATCTGACCAAATTAGTCTCACCAAATGGAGAGTTTCAGAGCTTAAAGACTGGGACATACAACCACCATTCTGCTTCATGAACTACGAGAAACAGTGTACAGTAGATCTCCCAATCACTATATACA AGACTCCAGACAGTGTTTCCATCAGCACTGGAAATCAAATAATGATGGAGGGAAACCAGTATGAGCTCCAGTGTGACGTTCACAATGTGGCTCCTGCTCAGAATCTCACTGTCAACTGGTACAAAGGAGAAACTCTGGTGAATCAAACCAGCTTCACAGACAAAACCAAGAGTTCAGTCAACATAACATCTAGTCTCCTCATCGGTCCAGACAGAACTGATAATGGTGCTCAGTTTAGGTGTGAAGCAGAGCTAAAACTAGGAGAAGAAGGACCTCAACCTCCTCCTAAAAACACATCTGAACCTCTCAGCATTACTGTACATT aTGCACCAGAAATTAAATCTTGTCAGCCCTGGTCACCAAAGAAAGGGTCTTCATTAGATTCATATCCAAAACATTTACATTCTCTTGTGGGCAACCCCCATCCAAGCATCTCCTGGAAACACAATTCATCGCCAGTCAATTCTTCTGCACCTCTTACCAAAAATGATTCTGGCCAATATGAAATCACTGCTAGTAATCATTATGGTGACTCCAATTGCACCATAAGCATCACGGTAGAAT ATTCTCCAGAGCTGACCTGTGAAGAAAGCTATGAAGTGAAAGAGGCAGACGCAGATTTCAGTCCTTGTGATCTTGAGGGAGAGCCAAAGCCTGAGTTATCCCTCTACAAAGAAGGAAAAAGGATCCAGCTTTCCAATGGTTTCAAATGGAATGACAGTGGCTTGTATCAGTTAACTGCAAGAAACCAACATGGATCTGTGAATAAAAGCTTTGCCATCATTGTCCTGC ATGCCCCAAGATTGTTTGCTAGCCAAGAGCATTTTGATGTGGCAAAAGACAGCAGGATAACTCTACAGTGCAACTCATCTGGTAACCCAGAACCAGAGATGTGGTGGAGCTTCAATAACAAGAACATCTCCACCGGGCGGCGCTACATCCCCTTCACCATCGAGAAGGCCACGTCTACCAGTGCTGGAGTTTATACATGCAGTGCCACGAATAAATTTGGACGACAGGACAAGGTCTTCACAGTCAAGATAAAAG ACAACTCTCGGAGCGACATCCCAATTGCTGTAGTGGTTATTTTactgattgttttattattgatatgCCTGTTTCTCTTTTTGTGGAGAAGGCACAGAGTAAGGAGATATTATGACGTGACGTTACCGCCATCGAAGTCAGTTGAAATGGTTCCGTTAAGCAATGGCGGCTCTAAGTGA